Proteins found in one Zea mays cultivar B73 chromosome 1, Zm-B73-REFERENCE-NAM-5.0, whole genome shotgun sequence genomic segment:
- the LOC100216839 gene encoding Cyclin-dependent protein kinase inhibitor SMR1-like, producing MSASPEFYKPAPPAFSPCSSPLLLPGAGAAVGAVAEESAAATVSQQEEEDYRCRTPTGGESQVRPPGTCPPAPRKPRAPAAPAPCRKRLFEVEVFSLRLEELERLFWRPRPAAPPPPPPSAQKKRRRVACPEPKKR from the coding sequence ATGTCTGCGTCGCCGGAGTTCTACAAGCCAGCGCCGCCGGCGTTCTCGCCGTGCAGCTCGCCGCTCCTGCTgcccggggcaggggcggcggtggGAGCAGTGGCCGAGGAGAGCGCCGCCGCAACCGTGTCGCAGCAGGAGGAGGAGGACTACCGCTGCCGGACGCCGACGGGCGGGGAGAGCCAGGTGAGGCCGCCGGGGACCTGCCCGCCGGCGCCGCGGAAGCCGCGGGCGCCCGCGGCCCCCGCGCCGTGCCGGAAGCGCCTGTTCGAGGTGGAGGTGTTCAGTCTGCGGCTGGAGGAGCTGGAGCGCCTCTTCTGGCGCCCGCGCCCCGcggcgccgccaccgccgccgccgtccgcccAGAAGAAGCGCCGGAGGGTGGCCTGCCCGGAGCCCAAGAAGAGATAG